A region of Chitinophaga horti DNA encodes the following proteins:
- a CDS encoding RagB/SusD family nutrient uptake outer membrane protein — MTRNKIFAVSIAALGLMYSSCTDLDETLGSTITRDQADSVIKVPSLLKTAYDALQLPYQDQSNFWALCEMTTDEAVAPTRGGDWDDNGVWRALHLHAWTPDHTHVNDAFNNILTLEFAATNVLNFNPSASQSAEARFLRAFAMFSVLDGWGQVPYRQPGDTLLNPPKVLVGNDALTFIVTELEAIMNDLPAGPPATPAYQANKIAAKTLLMKCYLNKGAFANREAPTFDPADMTKVVTLADEIIGTGSFSISNNFYDNFAYNNDVISTENIFTQQTALALVLRVVATHPSAAGRQPFITTSAQVAGMASLR, encoded by the coding sequence ATGACCCGAAATAAAATATTCGCCGTTTCCATCGCAGCACTGGGGCTGATGTACAGCTCCTGTACCGACCTGGACGAAACACTCGGCTCCACGATTACAAGAGACCAGGCCGACTCGGTGATTAAAGTACCGTCGCTGCTGAAAACTGCTTACGACGCGTTACAATTGCCTTACCAGGACCAGAGCAACTTTTGGGCACTGTGCGAAATGACTACTGACGAAGCTGTCGCACCCACCCGCGGCGGCGACTGGGACGACAACGGCGTATGGCGCGCCCTGCACCTCCACGCCTGGACGCCCGATCATACGCACGTGAACGACGCGTTCAATAACATTCTTACACTGGAGTTTGCGGCCACGAACGTGTTGAACTTTAACCCGTCTGCCTCTCAGTCTGCCGAAGCCCGCTTCCTGCGTGCCTTTGCCATGTTCTCTGTGCTGGATGGCTGGGGACAGGTGCCGTACAGGCAGCCCGGCGACACGTTATTGAATCCACCGAAAGTATTGGTCGGCAACGATGCTTTAACCTTTATTGTGACGGAGCTGGAAGCGATCATGAACGATCTGCCTGCTGGTCCGCCCGCTACGCCCGCTTACCAGGCCAATAAAATTGCAGCCAAAACTTTGTTGATGAAGTGTTACCTGAACAAAGGCGCTTTCGCGAATCGGGAAGCGCCCACGTTCGACCCTGCTGATATGACGAAGGTGGTGACACTGGCGGATGAGATTATTGGTACGGGCAGCTTTAGCATCTCGAACAACTTCTACGACAACTTCGCTTACAACAACGACGTGATCAGCACGGAAAACATTTTCACCCAGCAAACGGCCCTGGCCTTAGTACTGCGCGTGGTGGCAACTCATCCTTCTGCCGCTGGGCGCCAACCCTTCATTACAACCAGCGCCCAAGTGGCTGGAATGGCTTCTCTACGCTGA
- a CDS encoding RagB/SusD family nutrient uptake outer membrane protein, which yields MSNFYDKFEATDTRRGAAYPGVTNVSGLRVGLLVGQQFDQTGKELVDRKGNKLAFTRELLLQETGNDLEVKGIRVVKYPPDFVTLNGQNSNNASNDYVFLRYADVLLMKAEALLRNNGAGAALTIVNQLRVKRGATPLLALTLDNMIDERGREFYWEGWRRQDLIRFGKFLEPTQLKPTDDKKYLLFPIPANAKAVNPNLTQNDGY from the coding sequence CTGAGCAATTTTTATGACAAGTTCGAAGCCACCGATACCCGTCGCGGTGCGGCTTATCCAGGTGTGACGAATGTGTCGGGCTTACGTGTAGGCTTGTTGGTAGGGCAGCAATTCGATCAAACCGGTAAAGAACTGGTAGACCGTAAAGGCAACAAACTAGCCTTTACCCGCGAACTGCTGTTGCAGGAAACCGGTAACGACCTCGAAGTAAAAGGCATCCGCGTGGTGAAATATCCACCAGACTTTGTAACGCTCAACGGCCAGAACAGCAACAACGCCAGCAATGATTATGTTTTTCTCCGTTATGCAGATGTGTTACTCATGAAGGCGGAAGCACTGTTGCGCAACAATGGCGCGGGCGCAGCACTTACGATCGTCAATCAGCTGCGGGTAAAACGCGGCGCAACACCACTGTTGGCCCTCACACTCGACAACATGATCGACGAACGTGGCCGCGAGTTTTACTGGGAGGGCTGGCGTCGCCAGGACCTGATCCGCTTCGGCAAGTTCCTGGAACCTACGCAGCTGAAACCTACCGACGACAAAAAATATCTCCTGTTCCCGATACCGGCCAACGCCAAAGCGGTGAACCCGAACCTTACGCAAAACGACGGATACTAA